Proteins encoded together in one Coffea arabica cultivar ET-39 chromosome 2c, Coffea Arabica ET-39 HiFi, whole genome shotgun sequence window:
- the LOC113724866 gene encoding uncharacterized protein — protein MAAAAAASLLPSSSTSSLITPTNNLCKMHSAAWLDSRLYQLLKGFITSAVYCLPCKKCNVKLYMVSTPGAPFSRHCRRLATNGTVEVDGTNQEDRLITSGDHSPTNLESIYNLERQLDGLFDEVKTLIRLGKENDAFDLLQANYVAVKQQMDTGARGIEEAAILDVIALGYMALSETRMVASVLAVVKQVVEELKDDEPLLDSILLHMGNMYEKVKKFEMALYQYRRALRIMEQKYGNSSTFLVTPMLGIAKVLGSTGRATESIETYHLVIKILESGRGVVCEELLLPLTSLGNLLLKEGRSSEAENVFKRILDQYIKLYGEKDGRVGMAMCSLAHVKCATGDVHEAIDLYKDAFQVLKHSKSIALDDELMEKMRIDVAELLHAVGRGEEGRVLLEECLLITEKYQGKDHPSCVIHLMNLAASYSQFKNFAEAERLLRKSLQIMMKTVPPDDQSITFPMLHLAVVLYNLNQDEEAEKFALNALHIREKAFGEESLPVGEALDCVVSIQTRLGRDDKEILKRLQRVLKIQELALGHDSKEVVETLKKVIYYLDKLEMRSEKLPLQRRLSRLRQKLKEMV, from the exons ATGGCAGCAGCTGCTGCAGCTTCTCTGCTCCCTTCTTCCTCAACTTCTTCTCTTATAACTCCCACTAATAATCTGTGCAA GATGCATTCTGCCGCCTGGCTGGACTCCCGTTTATATCAGCTGCTGAAGGGCTTCATTACTTCTGCAGTTTACTGTCTTCCATGTAAAAAATGTAATGTTAAGCTCTACATGGTCAGTACTCCTGGAGCGCCATTCAGTCGTCATTGTAGGCGACTTGCCACAAATGGCACAGTAGAAGTGGATGGAACAAATCAAGAAGATCGATTGATCACCTCTGGTGATCATAGTCCAACCAATTTGGAGAG TATATACAACCTTGAAAGACAGCTGGATGGTTTATTCGACGAAGTCAAAACTTTGATAAGATTGGGAAAGGAAAATGATGCCTTTGACCTACTTCAAGCAAATTATGTTGCTGTGAAACAACAGATGGATACTGGTGCTAGAGGCATAGAAGAAGCTGCTATTCTCGATGTAATTGCATTGGGATACATGGCTCTAAGTGAAACAAGGATGGTTGCATCTGTGTTAGCTGTG GTAAAGCAAGTTGTTGAGGAATTAAAAGATGATGAGCCTCTTCTGGATTCGATACTTTTACACATGGGAAACATGTATGAGAAggtgaaaaagtttgaaatggcCCTTTATCAGTACAGGAGGGCCCTTAGAATTATGGAACAGAAATATG GAAATAGTAGTACTTTCCTTGTCACTCCAATGTTAGGCATTGCAAAAGTTCTGGGTTCTACTGGAAGAGCCACGGAGTCAATAGAGACATATCACCTGGTGATTAAGATATTGGAATCTGGAAGGGGCGTTGTATGTGAGGAATTGCTGTTGCCTTTGACTTCACTGGGCAATCTTTTATTAAAGGAAGGAAGGTCATCTGAAGCCGAAAATGTTTTCAAGAG AATTTTAGACCAGTATATAAAGTTATATGGAGAAAAAGATGGAAGAGTAGGAATGGCTATGTGTTCCCTAGCACATGTAAAATGTGCAACAG GTGATGTACATGAAGCCATCGATCTATATAAGGACGCTTTTCAAGTTCTGAAGCATTCAAAGTCCATAGCATTAGATGATGAGCTGATGGAGAAGATGAGAATAGACGTGGCAGAATTACTTCATGCAGTCGGAAG AGGAGAAGAAGGCAGGGTCCTTCTGGAGGAGTGCTTGTTGATCACTGAGAAATATCAAGGGAAAGACCATCCGAGCTGTGTCATCCATCTAATGAACCTTGCTGCCTCCTATTCACAGTTCAAAAATTTTGCTGAGGCTGAACGCTTGCTTAGAAAAAGTCTGCAGATTATGATGAAGACAGTACCTCCAGATGATCAGTCCATCACCTTTCCGATGTTGCATCTGGCAGTTGTACTTTATAATCTGAATCAAGATGAAGAAGCTGAAAAATTTGCCTTGAACGCTTTACATATCCGTGAAAAAGCATTTGGAGAAGAATCCCTACCAGTTG GGGAGGCTCTTGACTGTGTGGTCTCCATTCAAACCCGATTGGGGAGGGATGATAAAGAAATACTCAAGCGGCTACAAAGGGTCTTGAAAATTCAAGAGTTAGCTCTTGGCCATGATAGTAAAGAGGTTGTGGAGACAttgaaaaaagtaatatattatttggacaaattggAAATGAGATCTGAGAAGTTGCCTCTGCAGAGAAGATTGTCTAGACTGAGACAGAAATTGAAAGAAATGGTTTAG
- the LOC113728261 gene encoding uncharacterized protein has product MGSILCVLLVRLAHDGWFEYFSPRHPQQHILEDFLGIEGGADGGAGIGGGAGSGGAAGGGVGGADGGAGVGGGAGGGGAARGGARGGIGGGAGAGASVGGAGGGGGVGGSAGGGGGGAGCGIGGGAGGGAGEGVGGGAGRD; this is encoded by the exons ATGGGATCCATCCTTTGCGTCCTGCTGGTTCGCCTGGCACACGATGGCTGGTTCGAGTACTTTTCACCGCGTCATCCACAGCAG CACATTCTTGAGGATTTTCTGGGTATTGAAGGAGGTGCCGATGGTGGTGCTGGAATTGGAGGAGGTGCAGGTAGTGGTGGTGCTGCTGGAGGCGGCGTTGGAGGTGCTGATGGAGGAGCTGGAGTTGGAGGAGGTGCAGGTGGTGGTGGTGCCGCTAGAGGTGGCGCTAGAGGAGGTATAGGTGGTGGTGCTGGGGCTGGAGCTAGTGTTGGAGGagcaggtggtggtggtggagttgGAGGCAGtgcaggtggtggtggtggtggtgctgGATGTGGCATTGGAGGAGGTGCAGGGGGTGGAGCTGGTGAAGGAGTAGGTGGTGGGGCTGGTAGAGATTGA
- the LOC113724868 gene encoding uncharacterized protein isoform X1: MPFCEVSSFQNGSEAAPGDNGIKIFYRTYGRGPTKVLMIIGLAGTHTSWERQIRTLAGTLTPNDEESPACDQTPIASHNESLGVEVCAFDNRGMGRSSVPTKKSAYTTTLMAKDAVAVMDFLGWEKAHVFGHSMGGMIACKMAAMVPGRVLSLALLNVTGGGYECIPKLDRQTLSIAIRFLRAKTPQQRAAVDLDTHYSKEYLEEYVGTQTRRAILYQEYVKGISSTGMQTNYGFEGQINACWTHKLMLAEFEAIRAAGFLVSVIHGRHDVIAQLCHAKRIAEKLYPSARMVELHGGHLVSHERTEEVNKALLELLKASEEKLSTHDWTNLPLKSSGWIKFGRINSEGGTSLSFMVDLVGKLHAFFLYLFGLLVLVAEYLRRSTRSLRPAKVGPALT; the protein is encoded by the exons ATGCCATTCTGTGAGGTCAGCTCGTTCCAGAACGGTTCAGAAGCTGCCCCTGGGGATAATGGAATTAAGATTTTCTACAGAACTTACGGGCGAGGTCCAACTAAAGTCCTCATGATCATCg GATTGGCGGGGACTCACACTTCATGGGAACGGCAAATCAGGACGCTCGCCGGTACCTTGACGCCCAATGATGAGGAATCGCCGGCATGCGATCAAACCCCTATCGCTAGTCACAATGAGAGCCTTGGAGTGGAGGTTTGTGCCTTTGATAATCGTGGAATGGGTCGCAGCTCCGTGCCCACCAAAAAGTCAGCTTACAC AACGACTCTTATGGCAAAAGATGCGGTCGCTGTAATGGATTTTTTGGGTTGGGAAAAGGCCCATGTATTTGGACATTCAATGG GAGGTATGATTGCTTGCAAAATGGCTGCTATGGTCCCTGGCAGGGTATTATCACTGGCTTTACTAAATGTGACGGGTGGAGGTTATGAATGCATTCCAAAG CTAGATCGTCAAACCTTGTCAATTGCAATCCGGTTTTTGAGGGCAAAAACTCCTCAGCAGAGGGCAGCTGTTGATTTGGACACTCACTACTCAAAG GAATATCTTGAAGAGTATGTTGGCACGCAAACCAGAAGAGCAATTCTATATCAA GAATATGTTAAAGGTATATCATCTACTGGCATGCAGACCAATTATGGATTTGAAGGTCAAATAAATGCATGCTGGACGCATAAGCTGATGCTAGCAGAGTTTGAAGCAATCCGTGCAGCTGGATTCCTAGTATCAGTTATCCATGGAAG ACATGATGTCATTGCTCAATTATGCCATGCAAAGAGGATTGCTGAGAAATTGTATCCTTCTGCCCGAATGGTAGAACTTCATGGGGGACATCTTGTCAGTCATGAGAGGACTGAAGag GTCAATAAAGCTCTTCTTGAATTGCTCAAGGCATCAGAAGAAAAATTAAGCACGCATGATTGGACAAACTTGCCCCTGAAAAGCTCTG GGTGGATAAAATTTGGGAGAATCAACTCTGAGGGAGGAACTAGTTTGAGTTTCATGGTTGACCTTGTAGGAAAGCTTCATGCCTTCTTCTTGTACCTTTTTGGCCTCCTCGTGTTGGTTGCGGAGTACCTGAGAAGATCTACAAGAAGTCTAAGACCGGCCAAAGTAGGACCTGCCCTGACATAG
- the LOC113724868 gene encoding uncharacterized protein isoform X2, with amino-acid sequence MPFCEVSSFQNGSEAAPGDNGIKIFYRTYGRGPTKVLMIIGLAGTHTSWERQIRTLAGTLTPNDEESPACDQTPIASHNESLGVEVCAFDNRGMGRSSVPTKKSAYTTTLMAKDAVAVMDFLGWEKAHVFGHSMGGMIACKMAAMVPGRVLSLALLNVTGGGYECIPKLDRQTLSIAIRFLRAKTPQQRAAVDLDTHYSKEYLEEYVGTQTRRAILYQEYVKGISSTGMQTNYGFEGQINACWTHKLMLAEFEAIRAAGFLVSVIHGRHDVIAQLCHAKRIAEKLYPSARMVELHGGHLVSHERTEELNRSTHD; translated from the exons ATGCCATTCTGTGAGGTCAGCTCGTTCCAGAACGGTTCAGAAGCTGCCCCTGGGGATAATGGAATTAAGATTTTCTACAGAACTTACGGGCGAGGTCCAACTAAAGTCCTCATGATCATCg GATTGGCGGGGACTCACACTTCATGGGAACGGCAAATCAGGACGCTCGCCGGTACCTTGACGCCCAATGATGAGGAATCGCCGGCATGCGATCAAACCCCTATCGCTAGTCACAATGAGAGCCTTGGAGTGGAGGTTTGTGCCTTTGATAATCGTGGAATGGGTCGCAGCTCCGTGCCCACCAAAAAGTCAGCTTACAC AACGACTCTTATGGCAAAAGATGCGGTCGCTGTAATGGATTTTTTGGGTTGGGAAAAGGCCCATGTATTTGGACATTCAATGG GAGGTATGATTGCTTGCAAAATGGCTGCTATGGTCCCTGGCAGGGTATTATCACTGGCTTTACTAAATGTGACGGGTGGAGGTTATGAATGCATTCCAAAG CTAGATCGTCAAACCTTGTCAATTGCAATCCGGTTTTTGAGGGCAAAAACTCCTCAGCAGAGGGCAGCTGTTGATTTGGACACTCACTACTCAAAG GAATATCTTGAAGAGTATGTTGGCACGCAAACCAGAAGAGCAATTCTATATCAA GAATATGTTAAAGGTATATCATCTACTGGCATGCAGACCAATTATGGATTTGAAGGTCAAATAAATGCATGCTGGACGCATAAGCTGATGCTAGCAGAGTTTGAAGCAATCCGTGCAGCTGGATTCCTAGTATCAGTTATCCATGGAAG ACATGATGTCATTGCTCAATTATGCCATGCAAAGAGGATTGCTGAGAAATTGTATCCTTCTGCCCGAATGGTAGAACTTCATGGGGGACATCTTGTCAGTCATGAGAGGACTGAAGag TTGAACCGCTCCACCCATGATTGA
- the LOC113724871 gene encoding uncharacterized protein isoform X1, translating into MDVIPSDETTVDTVLTKWDFSCDLEVNYESERKVRIVYSALDVDKELQPDKVKREMSVSDGKLFVHFEAVEPRFLRASFSAFVDVLTLATKTIDEFDQGVEV; encoded by the exons ATGGACGTTATACCTTCCGACGAAACAACAGTAGATACTGTCCTAACCAAATGGGATTTCAGTTG TGACTTGGAAGTAAATTATGAATCTGAAAGAAAAGTTCGCATTGTCTACTCAGCATTGGATGTAGATAAGGAG TTGCAGCCAGACAAGGTAAAGCGCGAAATGTCAGTCTCGGATGGAAAGCTTTTTGT GCATTTTGAGGCAGTAGAGCCAAGATTTCTGCGGGCATCATTCAGTGCATTTGTTGATGTGCTGACTCTTGCCACAAAAACGATAGATGAATTCGATCAAGGAGTGGAAGTTTGA
- the LOC113724871 gene encoding uncharacterized protein isoform X2 has product MVPLIQIDLEVNYESERKVRIVYSALDVDKELQPDKVKREMSVSDGKLFVHFEAVEPRFLRASFSAFVDVLTLATKTIDEFDQGVEV; this is encoded by the exons ATGGTTCCGTTGATtcaaat TGACTTGGAAGTAAATTATGAATCTGAAAGAAAAGTTCGCATTGTCTACTCAGCATTGGATGTAGATAAGGAG TTGCAGCCAGACAAGGTAAAGCGCGAAATGTCAGTCTCGGATGGAAAGCTTTTTGT GCATTTTGAGGCAGTAGAGCCAAGATTTCTGCGGGCATCATTCAGTGCATTTGTTGATGTGCTGACTCTTGCCACAAAAACGATAGATGAATTCGATCAAGGAGTGGAAGTTTGA
- the LOC113724872 gene encoding protein ABIL3-like isoform X1, with product MEALTSTASVTLPREPAIYDEASMQQSMVFSDSLKDLKNLRKQLYSAAEYFELSYTSDDQKQIVVNTLKDYAIKALVNTVDHLGSMSYKVNDLLDEKVDEVSGTELRVSCIEQRLRTCQDYIDREGLSQQSLVINTPKYHKRYILTAAESMNGVNHLKLHQQRCSLDDEDDWHQFRNAQHNCVSTAVRATIREIPSSAVRNGRSPSPSPRLSQQPGNFSFSGTFPGKESEKRTVSPHRFPLLRTGSLASRQTTPKKSRPTSPNPTRPTTPNPSIGRQFPAEARKSASMRFHAERGSPKDPRDTDHNSSKSKRLLKALLSRRKSKKDDMLYTYLDEY from the exons ATGGAGGCTTTAACTTCAACTGCTTCAGTTACTCTCCCTCGAGAACCAGCCATCTATGATGAGGCCTCTATGCAGCAAAGCATGGTCTTCTCTGACAGTCTAAAG gatttgaagaatctgagaaaACAATTATACTCTGCAGCCGAGTATTTTGAATTATCATATACCAGTGATGACCAAAAACAAAT AGTTGTAAATACTTTGAAAGATTATGCAATCAAAGCTCTTGTAAATACTGTGGATCATTTGGGCTCTATGTCATACAAGGTCAATGATCTCTTGGATGAAAAGGTTGATGAAGTTTCTGGAACTGAGCTTCGGGTATCTTGCATTGAGCAG AGATTGAGGACTTGCCAGGATTATATTGATCGTGAGGGTCTCTCACAGCAGTCACTGGTCATAAATACTCCGAAATACCATAAAAGATACATATTGACAG CTGCAGAGAGCATGAACGGTGTCAATCATTTAAAGTTGCATCAACAAAGATGTAGcctggatgatgaagatgacTGGCATCAATTTAGGAATG CACAACATAATTGTGTTTCAACAGCAGTTCGAGCGACAATTAGAGAAATCCCATCATCTGCAGTTAG GAATGGGCGTTCTCCATCACCTTCACCGCGACTTTCTCAGCAACCTGGAAACTTTTCATTCTCAGGCACTTTTCCTGGAAAGGAATCAG AAAAGCGAACAGTTTCACCGCATCGATTTCCCCTTTTACGCACTGGATCTCTTGCTAGTCGACAAACTACTCCAAAGAAATCTAGGccaacaagtccaaatccaactCGACCAACCACTCCCAATCCTTCTATTGGAAGACAG TTCCCTGCAGAAGCTCGGAAATCAGCTTCAATGAGGTTCCATGCTGAAAGAGGGAGTCCCAAAGATCCCAGAGATACCGATCACAATTCTAGCAAAAGTAAACGCCTTCTCAAGGCATTGCTTAGCCGAAGAAAGTCAAAGAAAGACGACATGCTATATACTTACTTAGATGAATACTAA
- the LOC113724872 gene encoding protein ABIL3-like isoform X2, translating to MEALTSTASVTLPREPAIYDEASMQQSMVFSDSLKDLKNLRKQLYSAAEYFELSYTSDDQKQIVVNTLKDYAIKALVNTVDHLGSMSYKVNDLLDEKVDEVSGTELRVSCIEQRLRTCQDYIDREGLSQQSLVINTPKYHKRYILTAAESMNGVNHLKLHQQRCSLDDEDDWHQFRNAVRATIREIPSSAVRNGRSPSPSPRLSQQPGNFSFSGTFPGKESEKRTVSPHRFPLLRTGSLASRQTTPKKSRPTSPNPTRPTTPNPSIGRQFPAEARKSASMRFHAERGSPKDPRDTDHNSSKSKRLLKALLSRRKSKKDDMLYTYLDEY from the exons ATGGAGGCTTTAACTTCAACTGCTTCAGTTACTCTCCCTCGAGAACCAGCCATCTATGATGAGGCCTCTATGCAGCAAAGCATGGTCTTCTCTGACAGTCTAAAG gatttgaagaatctgagaaaACAATTATACTCTGCAGCCGAGTATTTTGAATTATCATATACCAGTGATGACCAAAAACAAAT AGTTGTAAATACTTTGAAAGATTATGCAATCAAAGCTCTTGTAAATACTGTGGATCATTTGGGCTCTATGTCATACAAGGTCAATGATCTCTTGGATGAAAAGGTTGATGAAGTTTCTGGAACTGAGCTTCGGGTATCTTGCATTGAGCAG AGATTGAGGACTTGCCAGGATTATATTGATCGTGAGGGTCTCTCACAGCAGTCACTGGTCATAAATACTCCGAAATACCATAAAAGATACATATTGACAG CTGCAGAGAGCATGAACGGTGTCAATCATTTAAAGTTGCATCAACAAAGATGTAGcctggatgatgaagatgacTGGCATCAATTTAGGAATG CAGTTCGAGCGACAATTAGAGAAATCCCATCATCTGCAGTTAG GAATGGGCGTTCTCCATCACCTTCACCGCGACTTTCTCAGCAACCTGGAAACTTTTCATTCTCAGGCACTTTTCCTGGAAAGGAATCAG AAAAGCGAACAGTTTCACCGCATCGATTTCCCCTTTTACGCACTGGATCTCTTGCTAGTCGACAAACTACTCCAAAGAAATCTAGGccaacaagtccaaatccaactCGACCAACCACTCCCAATCCTTCTATTGGAAGACAG TTCCCTGCAGAAGCTCGGAAATCAGCTTCAATGAGGTTCCATGCTGAAAGAGGGAGTCCCAAAGATCCCAGAGATACCGATCACAATTCTAGCAAAAGTAAACGCCTTCTCAAGGCATTGCTTAGCCGAAGAAAGTCAAAGAAAGACGACATGCTATATACTTACTTAGATGAATACTAA